Proteins encoded in a region of the Nitrospirota bacterium genome:
- a CDS encoding radical SAM protein, whose amino-acid sequence MANAAIQFNLFKKRNLIKVGHRITHKCNYKCSYCSLWKDNLRELDTIQALNLVDQVADMGCVVYAISGGEPLIRKDLPDILKRIKKRGMIAKIVTNGSLVAKRIDEICNNVDVMNFSFDTVNADVPEDIGIIKVLNDSVTEGIKVAVKKIPHVGLNVVLTKLSAKELDKIVATGYELGIKSFTFFPLITHFNYKNLDELEKRYDNIYGGIDNYRNAVLKIRELRDKGYPVTMSNMMLDAMYTFKIPKMKCISGYLSCGISPDGKLGTCYEFFKESTGSFHDKNFKELWEELGNNLSVVDNCKGCLLHCYFEPNAIFSASPGAIFSYGKRYIRALLR is encoded by the coding sequence ATGGCGAATGCCGCAATCCAGTTTAACCTCTTTAAAAAGAGAAATCTTATCAAGGTAGGGCACAGGATAACCCACAAATGCAATTACAAGTGCTCTTACTGTTCGCTATGGAAGGACAATCTCAGGGAACTGGATACCATACAGGCATTGAATCTTGTGGATCAGGTTGCTGATATGGGTTGTGTAGTCTATGCCATAAGCGGGGGAGAACCCCTTATAAGAAAAGACCTTCCCGATATTCTCAAACGGATAAAGAAGAGAGGCATGATAGCAAAAATAGTTACAAACGGCTCTCTTGTAGCAAAAAGAATCGATGAAATATGTAACAACGTGGACGTAATGAACTTCTCTTTCGATACAGTAAATGCAGATGTCCCTGAAGATATTGGCATTATAAAAGTCCTTAACGATTCTGTAACCGAAGGCATTAAGGTAGCGGTCAAAAAGATCCCCCACGTCGGGCTTAACGTGGTACTTACCAAGCTGTCTGCAAAAGAGCTTGATAAAATTGTAGCAACGGGTTACGAACTTGGGATTAAATCTTTCACCTTCTTTCCCCTCATCACTCATTTCAACTATAAAAACCTGGATGAACTTGAAAAAAGATATGATAATATCTATGGAGGCATAGATAACTATAGAAACGCTGTCTTAAAAATAAGGGAACTTCGGGATAAAGGTTATCCTGTAACAATGAGCAACATGATGCTTGATGCCATGTACACATTCAAGATACCAAAGATGAAGTGCATCTCAGGATACCTTAGCTGTGGTATATCGCCTGACGGTAAGCTGGGAACATGTTATGAATTTTTTAAAGAGAGTACGGGATCGTTTCATGATAAAAACTTTAAAGAACTTTGGGAAGAGCTTGGAAATAATCTAAGTGTAGTGGATAATTGCAAGGGGTGCCTCCTGCACTGCTACTTTGAGCCTAATGCAATATTTTCAGCATCTCCCGGAGCCATCTTCTCGTACGGCAAAAGATATATCAGGGCTCTTTTGCGGTAA